In one window of Rathayibacter caricis DSM 15933 DNA:
- the secF gene encoding protein translocase subunit SecF, with protein sequence MASFSQFGNDLYTGKRSIDFVGRRRTWYLISLVLILITVLGTVARGGFNFSIEFTGGSEFTVSSPSSLDQATATDAVTAVSPETVPRVSVVGDDSIRVQTDQLSTDESTAVRNSLAEAYDVPNDQVTSSFIGASWGNDITQQALRGLIIFVVLASLAMWAYFRTWKMSLAAIVALVHDLVIVAGVYGITGTEVSPAAVIGLLTILGYSLYDTVVVFDKIRENTAEALGSTTKTFAETVNLAENQTLVRSINTSIVAALPVGAILVIGAFVLGAGTLRDISLALLIGIIVGTYSTIFVAAPLYAQLRGREVDVARNDKRVEAARLKAGTPAVEQSA encoded by the coding sequence ATGGCCAGCTTCTCGCAGTTCGGCAACGACCTCTACACCGGCAAGCGCTCGATCGACTTCGTCGGACGGCGCCGCACCTGGTACCTGATCTCGCTCGTCCTGATCCTGATCACGGTGCTCGGCACGGTCGCCCGCGGCGGCTTCAACTTCAGCATCGAGTTCACCGGCGGCTCCGAGTTCACGGTCTCCTCGCCGTCGAGCCTCGACCAGGCGACGGCGACCGACGCGGTCACCGCGGTCTCGCCCGAGACCGTTCCGCGCGTCTCGGTCGTCGGCGACGACTCGATCCGCGTGCAGACCGATCAGCTCTCGACGGACGAGTCGACCGCGGTCCGCAACTCCCTCGCTGAGGCGTACGACGTCCCGAACGACCAGGTCACGTCCTCCTTCATCGGAGCATCGTGGGGCAACGACATCACGCAGCAGGCCCTGCGCGGTCTGATCATCTTCGTGGTGCTCGCCTCGCTGGCCATGTGGGCCTACTTCCGCACCTGGAAGATGTCGCTCGCCGCGATCGTCGCCCTCGTGCACGACCTCGTGATCGTCGCCGGCGTCTACGGCATCACCGGCACGGAGGTGTCGCCCGCCGCGGTCATCGGCCTCCTGACGATCCTCGGCTACTCGCTCTACGACACCGTGGTGGTGTTCGACAAGATCCGCGAGAACACGGCCGAGGCGCTGGGCAGCACGACGAAGACGTTCGCCGAGACGGTGAACCTCGCCGAGAACCAGACCCTGGTCCGCTCGATCAACACGTCGATCGTGGCGGCGCTGCCCGTCGGCGCGATCCTCGTGATCGGCGCGTTCGTGCTCGGAGCCGGGACGCTCCGCGACATCTCGCTCGCCCTGCTGATCGGCATCATCGTCGGCACGTACTCGACGATCTTCGTCGCGGCGCCCCTCTACGCGCAGCTGCGCGGCCGGGAGGTCGACGTCGCCCGCAATGACAAGCGCGTCGAGGCGGCGCGCCTGAAGGCGGGCACGCCCGCCGTCGAGCAGAGCGCGTAG
- the secD gene encoding protein translocase subunit SecD has translation MAASTPVRKARRSLSWLGVLILALVGLNTAAVLWGGGSWTPKLALDLEGGTQIVLQPQLNDGDTVSSEQLTQAVSIIRQRIDASGVSEAEITTQGSSNIVVSIPGTPDDETLQRIEASAKLDFRPVLVGSQATNTAVGGDSTSSPTPTPVDPALSTEPTAEPTDASDLAYITPALEAQYTAFDCAFLNSQDPNLAPADQPLITCDDTGTVKYILGPVEVTGEDIADASNGLVTTQSGASTGTWAVNLSFDDAGTTAFSDVTTRLVALQGAQNQFAIVLDGRVISAPSTNAAITDGNAQITGSFTQESSKTLADQLKYGALPIGFQVQSSDSISATLGTAQLASGLLAGLIGLILVVVYSLAQYRVLGAVTIASLIVAAVVTYLVVTLLSWREGLRLSLAGVAGLIVAIGITADSFIVYFERIRDELRDGRGLESAVEAGWRRALRTIFASDMVNLLAAVVLFILAVGSVRGFAFTLGITTLIDLVVVILFTHPMLQLLATTRFFSDGHKLSGLDPRALGAVYRGRAAFRPQDAVVAGKGSSAAREAAKRQTIAERKAAEAARTPGSSDSTKDA, from the coding sequence GTGGCCGCATCAACCCCCGTCCGGAAGGCCCGGCGCTCTCTGAGCTGGCTCGGTGTCCTGATCCTCGCTCTCGTCGGTCTGAACACCGCCGCCGTCCTCTGGGGCGGCGGGTCCTGGACTCCGAAGCTCGCCCTCGACCTCGAGGGCGGCACGCAGATCGTGCTCCAGCCGCAGCTGAACGACGGTGACACGGTCTCGTCGGAGCAGCTGACCCAGGCGGTCTCGATCATCCGCCAGCGCATCGACGCGTCCGGCGTCTCCGAGGCCGAGATCACGACCCAGGGCTCGAGCAACATCGTCGTCTCCATCCCGGGAACTCCCGACGACGAGACGCTGCAGCGCATCGAGGCGTCGGCGAAGCTCGACTTCCGTCCCGTCCTCGTCGGCAGCCAGGCCACGAACACCGCGGTCGGAGGCGACTCCACGTCCTCGCCGACGCCCACGCCGGTCGATCCCGCGCTCTCGACCGAGCCCACCGCGGAGCCGACCGACGCCAGCGACCTCGCATACATCACTCCGGCGCTCGAGGCGCAGTACACCGCGTTCGACTGCGCGTTCCTCAACAGCCAGGATCCGAACCTCGCCCCCGCGGACCAGCCGCTGATCACCTGCGACGACACCGGGACGGTCAAGTACATCCTCGGCCCGGTCGAGGTGACCGGCGAGGACATCGCCGATGCCTCGAACGGCCTCGTCACGACGCAGTCGGGAGCCAGCACCGGCACCTGGGCCGTGAACCTCTCGTTCGACGACGCCGGGACCACCGCCTTCTCGGATGTCACGACCCGCCTCGTCGCCCTGCAGGGCGCTCAGAACCAGTTCGCGATCGTGCTCGACGGACGCGTCATCTCGGCGCCGTCCACCAACGCCGCGATCACCGACGGCAACGCGCAGATCACGGGCTCCTTCACCCAGGAGTCGTCGAAGACGCTCGCGGACCAGCTCAAGTACGGCGCCCTGCCGATCGGCTTCCAGGTGCAGAGCTCGGACAGCATTTCGGCCACGCTCGGCACGGCTCAGCTCGCGAGCGGTCTGCTCGCGGGCCTGATCGGCCTGATCCTCGTCGTCGTCTACTCCCTCGCCCAGTACCGGGTGCTCGGAGCGGTCACGATCGCCTCGCTGATCGTCGCCGCGGTCGTCACCTACCTCGTCGTGACGCTCCTCTCGTGGCGGGAGGGACTGCGCCTCTCGCTCGCGGGAGTCGCGGGTCTGATCGTCGCGATCGGCATCACGGCCGACTCCTTCATCGTCTACTTCGAGCGCATCCGCGACGAGCTCCGCGACGGTCGCGGCCTGGAGTCGGCGGTCGAGGCCGGCTGGCGGCGTGCGCTGCGCACCATCTTCGCCTCCGACATGGTGAACCTGCTCGCGGCGGTGGTGCTGTTCATCCTCGCCGTCGGCAGCGTCCGCGGCTTCGCCTTCACGCTCGGCATCACGACGCTGATCGACCTCGTGGTCGTGATCCTCTTCACGCACCCGATGCTGCAACTGCTCGCCACGACACGGTTCTTCTCGGACGGGCACAAGCTCTCCGGGCTCGATCCCCGGGCGCTGGGCGCCGTCTACCGGGGCCGTGCGGCGTTCCGTCCGCAGGACGCCGTCGTCGCCGGCAAGGGCTCCTCCGCCGCCCGCGAGGCCGCGAAGCGCCAGACCATCGCCGAGCGCAAGGCCGCCGAGGCGGCGCGCACTCCCGGCTCCTCCGACTCGACCAAGGACGCGTGA
- the yajC gene encoding preprotein translocase subunit YajC: protein MDPTIILLVLLLAVMIIFMFRNNKKRQRDAENMKNNLVPGVELMTGSGLFGTVVSIDDDANKIVIESTPGTLLTIHRQAIARLIDPSENEVAADEDETVAVDGTAPAFGERDAAHQADPLVDPIERDRKPDAQ, encoded by the coding sequence ATGGATCCGACGATCATCCTGCTCGTCCTGCTGCTCGCCGTGATGATCATCTTCATGTTCCGCAACAACAAGAAGCGCCAGCGCGACGCGGAGAACATGAAGAACAACCTGGTCCCGGGGGTCGAGCTGATGACCGGCTCCGGCCTCTTCGGCACCGTCGTCTCGATCGACGACGACGCCAACAAGATCGTCATCGAGTCGACGCCCGGCACGCTGCTGACGATCCACCGCCAGGCCATCGCGCGCCTGATCGACCCGAGCGAGAACGAGGTCGCGGCCGACGAGGACGAGACCGTCGCCGTCGACGGCACCGCCCCCGCGTTCGGCGAGCGCGACGCCGCGCACCAGGCCGACCCGCTGGTCGACCCGATCGAGCGCGACCGCAAGCCCGACGCGCAGTAG
- the ruvB gene encoding Holliday junction branch migration DNA helicase RuvB, translating to MSGDGLLGPEVVSEAEIAFEGALRPKSLSEFVGQRKVRGQLELLLKAAAMQARTPDHILLAGPPGLGKTTLAMIVAEESSSPLRLSSGPAIQHAGDLAAVLSSLLPGEILFIDEIHRMARSAEEMLYLAMEDFRIDIMVGKGAGATSVPLDLAPFTLVGATTRSGLLPNPLRDRFGFTAHLEFYAEDELRQVLARAARLLELDIDSDAIAEIAGRCRGTPRIANRLLRRVRDFALVHGGRADVTAVRAALDLYDVDALGLDRLDRAVMEIVLTRFDGGPVGLNTLAVSVGEEAETVEAVVEPFLVRIGLLTRTPRGRVATPAAWRHFGLDPRGAAGSQQSLFGDDL from the coding sequence GTGAGCGGCGACGGACTGCTCGGGCCCGAGGTCGTCTCCGAGGCCGAGATCGCCTTCGAGGGCGCGCTGCGGCCCAAGAGCCTCAGCGAGTTCGTCGGGCAGCGCAAGGTCCGCGGGCAGCTCGAGCTCCTGCTGAAGGCCGCGGCGATGCAGGCGCGGACGCCCGACCACATCCTGCTCGCCGGTCCTCCCGGCCTCGGCAAGACCACTCTCGCGATGATCGTGGCGGAGGAGAGCTCGTCGCCGCTGCGCCTCTCGAGCGGTCCGGCGATCCAGCACGCCGGCGACCTCGCGGCCGTCCTGTCGTCACTCCTTCCCGGCGAGATCCTCTTCATCGACGAGATCCACCGCATGGCCCGCTCCGCCGAGGAGATGCTCTACCTCGCGATGGAGGACTTCCGGATCGACATCATGGTCGGCAAGGGCGCCGGAGCGACGTCGGTGCCGCTCGACCTCGCCCCGTTCACGCTCGTCGGAGCCACCACCCGGTCGGGCCTGCTCCCGAACCCCCTCCGCGACCGCTTCGGCTTCACCGCGCACCTCGAGTTCTACGCCGAGGACGAGCTGCGCCAGGTCCTCGCCCGCGCCGCCCGGCTGCTCGAGCTCGACATCGACTCGGACGCGATCGCCGAGATCGCCGGTCGCTGCCGGGGCACGCCCCGCATCGCGAACCGCCTGCTGCGGCGCGTGCGCGACTTCGCCCTCGTGCACGGCGGCCGCGCCGACGTCACGGCCGTCCGGGCCGCGCTCGATCTCTACGACGTCGATGCGCTCGGCCTCGACCGCCTCGACCGCGCCGTCATGGAGATCGTGCTGACCCGGTTCGACGGCGGGCCCGTCGGGCTCAACACCCTCGCCGTCTCGGTGGGGGAGGAGGCCGAGACCGTCGAGGCAGTGGTCGAGCCCTTCCTCGTGCGGATCGGCCTGCTGACCCGCACTCCGCGCGGCCGCGTCGCCACTCCCGCGGCCTGGCGGCATTTCGGGCTCGACCCGCGCGGGGCCGCCGGGTCCCAGCAGTCGCTCTTCGGGGATGACCTATAA
- the ruvA gene encoding Holliday junction branch migration protein RuvA has translation MISSLRGTVLSARGSLAVIDVHGVGYAVNVTPQHALEMRVGDETTVTTTLIVREDSLTLYGFPDEEQLEIFELLIAVTGVGPKSALGVLGAVEPERIAQAVADEDDAVFRKVSGIGPKTAKLIILSLAGKLAVRPRAARGSGPGATAAQSVLSALVGLGWPERIAAEVVDEILLDAQASDAANVQALLRLALARLGPAARS, from the coding sequence CCCTCCGCGGCACCGTCCTCTCCGCCCGCGGGAGTCTCGCCGTGATCGACGTCCACGGCGTCGGCTACGCGGTCAACGTGACTCCGCAGCACGCGCTCGAGATGCGCGTCGGCGACGAGACGACGGTCACGACCACGCTCATCGTCCGCGAGGACTCGCTCACGCTCTACGGCTTCCCGGACGAGGAGCAGCTCGAGATCTTCGAGCTCCTCATCGCGGTGACCGGAGTCGGGCCGAAGTCGGCTCTGGGCGTCCTCGGGGCCGTCGAGCCCGAGCGCATCGCGCAGGCGGTCGCCGACGAGGACGACGCGGTGTTCCGCAAGGTCTCGGGCATCGGCCCGAAGACGGCGAAGCTCATCATCCTGTCGCTCGCGGGCAAGCTCGCGGTCCGCCCGCGCGCCGCCCGCGGCTCGGGGCCGGGAGCGACCGCCGCGCAGAGCGTGCTGTCGGCGCTCGTCGGCCTCGGCTGGCCCGAGCGCATCGCGGCCGAGGTGGTCGACGAGATCCTCCTCGACGCCCAGGCGTCCGACGCCGCGAACGTGCAGGCTCTCCTGCGCCTCGCACTCGCCCGACTCGGGCCGGCGGCCCGCTCGTGA